A genomic window from Triticum urartu cultivar G1812 chromosome 7, Tu2.1, whole genome shotgun sequence includes:
- the LOC125522351 gene encoding uncharacterized protein LOC125522351, producing MELQPDHRGQEGAPNKPFLQDRKGIVEADLCLCKLNSKEPPPKIYEVKDSNCISCPLGHTWVGCQQPSDCASGPPLRVSVGQLFFSFIAVQLLTSKLLCFSTRINSRAVDIPYSSKDMPKVKQKNSAL from the exons ATGGAGCTGCAACCTGATCACCGGGGCCAAGAGGGAGCCCCAAATAAACCATTTTTACAAG ACAGAAAAGGGATTGTTGAGGCTGATTTGTGTTTGTGCAAGCTGAACTCAAAGGAACCTCCGCCGAAGATTTACGAGGTGAAGGACTCGAACTGTATCTCATGCCCACTTGGCCATACCTGGGTTGGATGCCAGCAGCCCTCCGATTGCGCGTCTGGTCCGCCTCTCCGAGTCTCCGTCGGCCAGTTGTTCTTCTCGTTCATCGCCGTACAGCTCCTCACCAGCAAACTCCTGTGCTTCTCCACCAGAATCAATTCCCGAGCTGTTGATATCCCCTATTCCTCGAAGGATATGCCCAAG GTGAAGCAAAAAAACAGTGCCCTATAA